A window from Hoeflea sp. IMCC20628 encodes these proteins:
- a CDS encoding ABC transporter ATP-binding protein, with protein sequence MPDTALPILDVKGLNTVFRTRGGEVHAVNSVDFHLHPDELLGVVGESGSGKSVTMMSLLRLLPSPPAEMRNGTVMFDGQDLLKISPEELRQVRGSKIGFIFQDPMTSLNPVYTIGFQLAEPLRAHLGLSKAEARTRSIELLQLVGIPDPERRLKDFPHQFSGGMRQRVMIAIALACDPKVLIADEPTTALDVTLQAQIIELVKDLRRKLGMAIIWITHDLGVIAGIADRVMVMYAGQVVEEGPVNQIFKDPQHPYTQALLKTVPAVRGPRAEKLQVIEGQPPIMYEAPVACSFRNRCKYAFDRCAVENPALYATAAPGHRAACFLLDKASTPEPEAVNG encoded by the coding sequence ATGCCAGACACGGCTTTGCCAATTCTGGATGTTAAAGGGCTTAATACGGTTTTCCGTACCCGCGGCGGTGAAGTGCACGCGGTGAACTCAGTCGACTTCCATCTACATCCCGACGAATTGCTCGGCGTGGTGGGGGAAAGCGGTTCCGGAAAATCGGTGACCATGATGTCGCTGTTGCGGCTGTTGCCGTCTCCGCCTGCGGAGATGCGGAACGGTACGGTGATGTTCGATGGTCAGGACCTGCTCAAGATCAGCCCGGAGGAACTGCGACAGGTGCGCGGGTCCAAAATCGGCTTCATCTTTCAGGACCCTATGACATCTCTCAATCCGGTCTATACGATCGGCTTTCAACTGGCGGAGCCGTTGCGGGCGCATCTCGGTCTCTCAAAAGCCGAGGCACGAACGCGTTCGATTGAGCTTCTGCAACTGGTCGGCATTCCAGATCCCGAACGACGGCTGAAGGATTTTCCGCATCAGTTCTCAGGTGGCATGCGTCAGCGCGTGATGATCGCCATTGCACTGGCCTGCGATCCGAAGGTGCTGATCGCTGACGAGCCGACGACGGCGCTGGATGTCACCCTTCAGGCACAGATCATCGAGCTGGTGAAAGACCTGCGCCGGAAGCTCGGCATGGCGATTATCTGGATCACCCACGATCTTGGCGTCATTGCCGGAATCGCTGACAGGGTGATGGTGATGTATGCCGGCCAGGTGGTCGAAGAAGGTCCGGTCAACCAGATTTTCAAGGACCCGCAGCACCCCTACACGCAGGCTTTGCTGAAGACCGTGCCAGCCGTACGCGGCCCGCGCGCCGAGAAATTGCAGGTCATCGAGGGGCAACCGCCGATCATGTACGAGGCGCCGGTTGCTTGCTCGTTCCGCAACCGGTGCAAATATGCCTTCGACCGGTGTGCGGTGGAAAATCCGGCTCTTTATGCAACGGCAGCGCCGGGGCATCGCGCCGCCTGTTTCCTGCTGGACAAGGCGTCAACGCCAGAGCCGGAGGCCGTCAATGGCTGA
- a CDS encoding dipeptide ABC transporter ATP-binding protein: MAEVTHTADADPARPLVKVRDLKMYFPIHSGLFRTHVGDIKAVDGISFDIMPGETLGLVGESGCGKSTVGRSILRLYDVTAGTVEINGSEIAHVDRDSLRSKRPMMQMIFQDPQASLNPRMTVANIIGEPLDEHMKLASDERLARIYELMDWVGLNHAFAKRYPHEFSGGQRQRIGIARALALNPKFIVCDEPIAALDVSIQAQVVNLLENLQKRLNLTYLFISHDLSMVRHIADRVAVMYLGRIVEVASRELLFADPLHPYSQALLSAVPEPDPDSERNRTPIVLQGDVPSPANPPKGCNFSTRCPKVMDICRQIEPSVYDFGDGRQVACHLYSESMTKTGEPTNGKTTN; encoded by the coding sequence ATGGCTGAAGTCACCCACACGGCTGACGCTGACCCTGCACGCCCGCTGGTCAAGGTCCGCGACCTGAAGATGTATTTCCCGATCCATTCGGGACTGTTCCGGACGCATGTCGGCGACATCAAGGCCGTCGATGGCATCAGTTTCGACATCATGCCCGGCGAGACACTTGGTCTGGTCGGCGAATCCGGCTGCGGCAAGTCCACGGTCGGACGCTCCATCCTGCGACTTTACGATGTCACCGCCGGCACCGTCGAAATCAACGGCTCAGAGATAGCCCATGTCGACCGCGACAGCCTGCGGTCAAAGCGGCCGATGATGCAGATGATCTTCCAGGATCCGCAGGCCAGCCTCAATCCGCGGATGACGGTCGCCAATATTATCGGCGAGCCGCTCGACGAGCACATGAAGCTGGCCTCGGATGAACGGCTTGCGCGGATCTATGAGCTGATGGACTGGGTCGGGCTCAACCATGCCTTTGCCAAACGCTATCCGCATGAATTTTCCGGCGGCCAGCGCCAGCGCATCGGCATTGCCCGGGCCCTGGCGCTCAATCCCAAATTCATCGTCTGTGACGAACCGATCGCTGCCCTTGACGTGTCGATCCAGGCGCAGGTGGTCAATCTGCTCGAAAACCTGCAGAAGCGGTTGAATCTGACCTATCTGTTCATCAGCCACGACCTGTCGATGGTGCGCCATATCGCCGACCGCGTGGCGGTGATGTATCTGGGACGGATCGTTGAAGTCGCATCGCGCGAACTGTTGTTTGCCGACCCGTTGCATCCCTACTCCCAGGCGCTGCTGTCGGCGGTTCCCGAACCCGATCCCGACTCCGAACGGAACCGGACCCCGATCGTGCTGCAGGGTGACGTGCCCTCGCCCGCCAACCCACCCAAGGGCTGCAATTTTTCTACCCGATGCCCCAAAGTCATGGATATCTGCCGGCAGATCGAGCCCAGCGTCTATGACTTCGGAGACGGAAGACAGGTGGCATGCCACCTGTATTCGGAGAGCATGACAAAGACCGGGGAACCAACCAACGGCAAAACAACGAACTAG
- a CDS encoding peptide ABC transporter substrate-binding protein, producing MRLKTILMGAVAAMAIAPIAHAERGTDGDVKIIYWQAPSILNPYLSGGTKDIEASSLIVEPLARFDEKGALVPYLVDEIPTVENGGVSADLTSITWKLKEGLLWSDGTPVTSADVKFTADYCMAPDGGCAQSAKFDNVESIETPDDLTVIVKFDSPKPVPYAAFVGGQSPVIQAAQFKDCLGAKAQECTSANFGPIGTGPFVVTDFKPNDVITMKANENYRDPAKPAFATLTFKGGGDAASAGRAVMETGEFDYAWNLQLAPEVIAQMAEGGKGTPVSGFGTLVERIEMNMTDPSPDLAEGERSTAKHPHPILSDLKVRQALSMAIDRTLLVEIGYGQAGRPTCNLVPAPELFASPNTDCIAQDVDGAKALLDEAGWAVGGDGVREKDGKKLKLLFQSSTNAVRQDFQALIKQWWSDVGVETELKNIDGSVFFGGDPASPDTFQKFYADVEMYANNFDGTDPEQYLGQYTCEKAPKPESQWQGENINRYCDPAYDELVAELGKTGEISKRAEIAKKLNEMITKESMTIVPLVDRGRVSAHANSLGGVVLNTWDSELWNVADWYRIK from the coding sequence ATGAGACTTAAGACCATTCTGATGGGCGCCGTTGCCGCGATGGCGATTGCACCTATCGCCCATGCCGAACGCGGCACAGACGGCGACGTCAAGATCATTTACTGGCAGGCGCCCTCGATCCTCAACCCGTACCTCTCGGGCGGCACCAAGGACATTGAAGCTTCCTCGCTCATCGTCGAGCCGCTGGCACGCTTTGACGAAAAGGGAGCTCTGGTTCCCTATCTTGTCGACGAAATCCCGACCGTTGAAAACGGCGGTGTTTCCGCTGATCTGACATCGATTACCTGGAAGCTGAAGGAAGGCCTGTTGTGGTCTGACGGCACCCCAGTGACCTCGGCTGACGTCAAGTTCACAGCAGACTACTGCATGGCGCCAGACGGGGGCTGTGCCCAAAGCGCAAAATTCGACAATGTCGAAAGCATTGAAACACCCGACGACCTTACGGTCATCGTCAAGTTCGACTCGCCGAAGCCTGTTCCGTATGCTGCGTTTGTTGGTGGTCAGTCGCCAGTCATCCAGGCAGCACAGTTCAAGGATTGCCTTGGCGCGAAGGCCCAGGAATGCACCTCGGCCAATTTTGGCCCGATCGGCACCGGACCGTTTGTCGTCACCGACTTCAAGCCGAACGACGTCATCACCATGAAGGCCAATGAAAACTATCGCGACCCCGCCAAGCCGGCGTTTGCGACACTGACCTTCAAGGGCGGCGGCGACGCGGCTTCTGCCGGTCGCGCGGTTATGGAAACCGGCGAATTCGACTATGCGTGGAACCTGCAGCTGGCTCCCGAAGTCATTGCCCAGATGGCAGAAGGCGGCAAGGGCACGCCTGTTTCCGGTTTCGGTACGCTGGTCGAGCGCATTGAAATGAACATGACTGATCCATCGCCTGACTTGGCTGAAGGCGAGCGTTCAACTGCCAAGCATCCGCACCCGATCCTTTCCGATCTCAAGGTACGGCAGGCGCTTTCCATGGCCATCGACCGCACCCTGCTGGTTGAAATCGGTTACGGCCAGGCCGGACGTCCGACCTGCAACCTGGTGCCTGCACCGGAACTGTTTGCTTCGCCCAACACGGATTGCATTGCTCAGGATGTGGACGGTGCCAAGGCACTTCTGGATGAAGCCGGCTGGGCCGTTGGTGGTGATGGCGTCCGCGAAAAGGACGGAAAGAAGCTCAAGCTTCTGTTCCAGTCTTCAACCAATGCCGTGCGTCAGGACTTCCAGGCGCTGATCAAGCAGTGGTGGTCTGACGTCGGCGTCGAAACCGAACTCAAGAACATTGACGGTTCGGTGTTCTTCGGCGGCGATCCGGCTTCTCCCGACACCTTCCAGAAGTTTTATGCGGACGTGGAGATGTACGCCAACAACTTCGACGGCACCGATCCGGAGCAGTATCTTGGCCAGTACACCTGCGAGAAGGCTCCTAAGCCTGAATCACAGTGGCAGGGTGAGAACATCAACCGCTACTGCGATCCGGCTTATGACGAACTGGTCGCCGAGCTCGGCAAAACCGGCGAAATCTCCAAGCGCGCCGAAATCGCCAAGAAGCTCAACGAGATGATCACCAAGGAATCGATGACAATCGTACCGCTGGTCGATCGTGGCCGCGTTTCGGCGCATGCCAACAGCCTCGGCGGTGTTGTGCTCAACACCTGGGATTCCGAACTTTGGAATGTCGCGGACTGGTACCGCATCAAGTAA
- a CDS encoding ABC transporter permease, with product MLTFIFRRLMLAVPTLVLISLIIFLLLDLAPGDPLANQPLSIPPDVRQKMRDALGLDSPAYIRYLLWAKQFFWVEPLVFIDWAVGTSFSEGMQRIVSWQFRAPVFDIIIQRLPQTAWVVGLAYVVGVMIALPIGIISAYKQYSWFDQIGTFVSMIGFSVPPFFSGVLMIVFFAIMLPWFPSIYDTTLVVNDFESFGQQVRQMTLPVLVLALQTTAQLSRFMRASMLDNLNHDYVRTARAKGMTEKVVLLVHVLRNSMIPVVTVIALGIPSIFGGAIITEQIFKVNGLGQLLITAIYANDLPMVQTLAFIFAVLIVLCNLIADVLYGLLDPRIRYD from the coding sequence ATGCTGACATTCATATTCAGACGACTCATGTTGGCCGTACCGACGCTTGTGCTCATCAGTCTGATCATTTTCCTGCTGCTGGATCTGGCGCCTGGCGATCCGCTCGCCAACCAGCCGCTCAGTATCCCGCCGGATGTGCGCCAGAAGATGCGCGATGCACTCGGGCTCGATTCGCCTGCCTATATCCGTTACCTGCTCTGGGCCAAGCAGTTCTTCTGGGTCGAGCCACTGGTGTTCATCGACTGGGCGGTTGGAACGAGTTTCTCCGAAGGCATGCAGCGCATTGTCTCCTGGCAATTCCGCGCACCGGTCTTCGACATCATCATCCAGCGCTTGCCGCAGACGGCCTGGGTTGTCGGACTTGCCTATGTGGTCGGCGTGATGATCGCCCTGCCGATCGGCATCATTTCGGCCTACAAGCAATATTCCTGGTTCGATCAAATCGGCACCTTCGTGTCGATGATCGGATTTTCGGTGCCGCCATTCTTCTCGGGCGTGCTGATGATCGTGTTTTTCGCAATCATGCTGCCCTGGTTTCCATCGATTTACGACACCACGCTGGTGGTCAATGATTTCGAGAGCTTTGGCCAGCAGGTCAGGCAGATGACCCTGCCGGTCCTGGTGCTGGCCTTGCAGACAACGGCGCAGTTGTCGCGGTTCATGCGCGCCTCGATGCTCGACAATCTCAATCATGATTATGTCCGCACCGCGCGCGCCAAGGGCATGACCGAGAAAGTGGTGTTGCTGGTGCATGTGTTGCGCAACTCGATGATCCCGGTGGTCACCGTGATCGCGCTGGGCATTCCCTCGATTTTTGGCGGCGCCATCATTACCGAACAGATCTTCAAGGTGAATGGCCTGGGGCAATTGCTGATCACCGCCATCTACGCCAATGACCTGCCGATGGTGCAGACGCTTGCCTTCATCTTCGCTGTGCTGATCGTGCTGTGCAACCTGATCGCGGACGTTCTCTACGGCCTGCTTGATCCGAGGATCCGCTATGACTGA
- a CDS encoding ABC transporter permease: MTDAPIIAPAGPDTSGRSQWWDVWDQFKTHKGALFGAAIFLFIVLAVTIGPFIWTLEPTFIDIRARNSGPMMAHPFGTDQLGRDILARMMAGGQVSIAVGLTAMLISVLLGTLVGVTSGFFQRLDGLLMGLTNLFLALPLLPLLLVMVMLFRETLARSFGPEMGTFILIVSAIGVTSWMQTARIVRGEVLALKEREFVLAARSIGTPSRRMILRHILPNVLSPIMVSATLGIATAIITESALSFLGLGFPPDFPTWGRLLFDAIDYLQQYPERVFWPGLAISLTVLSVNYIGDGLRDALDPRIRGR; encoded by the coding sequence ATGACTGATGCCCCGATTATAGCCCCGGCAGGGCCCGACACCTCCGGCCGCTCGCAGTGGTGGGATGTGTGGGATCAGTTCAAGACCCACAAAGGCGCGCTGTTTGGCGCCGCCATCTTTCTGTTCATCGTGCTGGCGGTGACCATCGGTCCGTTTATCTGGACGCTGGAGCCGACCTTCATTGACATCCGGGCCCGCAATTCCGGACCGATGATGGCTCACCCCTTTGGCACCGACCAGTTGGGCCGTGATATCCTGGCGCGGATGATGGCGGGCGGACAGGTGTCCATCGCCGTTGGCCTGACCGCCATGCTGATCAGTGTGCTGCTGGGTACGCTTGTCGGTGTGACCTCCGGATTTTTCCAGAGACTTGACGGTCTTCTGATGGGGTTGACCAACCTGTTTCTGGCGCTGCCGCTGTTGCCGCTGCTCTTGGTCATGGTGATGCTGTTTCGCGAGACGCTGGCGCGCAGTTTCGGGCCCGAGATGGGGACCTTCATCCTGATCGTTTCGGCCATCGGGGTGACCAGCTGGATGCAGACCGCGCGCATTGTGCGGGGCGAAGTTCTGGCGCTCAAGGAACGCGAATTCGTGCTGGCAGCCCGGTCTATCGGCACCCCGTCGCGGCGCATGATCCTGCGTCACATCCTGCCCAATGTGCTCTCCCCGATCATGGTCTCGGCAACGCTCGGGATCGCCACGGCGATCATCACCGAATCCGCGCTGTCGTTCCTCGGGCTCGGCTTCCCGCCGGATTTTCCGACCTGGGGCCGGTTGCTGTTTGATGCGATCGATTATCTGCAGCAGTATCCCGAGCGGGTGTTCTGGCCGGGACTGGCGATTTCGCTGACCGTGCTGAGCGTCAACTATATCGGTGATGGCCTGCGCGACGCGCTCGATCCGCGCATCCGCGGACGCTGA
- a CDS encoding transglutaminase family protein: MLYDIRLTIDYDFQAPAAGARQILRAMPMVIEGRQRLIAGSVDVDPQPAMLAEREDFFGNRLTEMAFNEPHSNIVMALRARVEVTSGAEPRAASVDLPSLARAIEAETDLGPRSPLHFLAASSYARPDAAIAKWARHHLRTGEPCADIVAGLGLALHREMRFDADATTVDTPAAEAFANRHGVCQDFTHIMIIALRSLGIPSGYVSGYLRTLPPPGQERLEGADAMHAWVSAWCGPGVGWVEYDPTNATFAGTDHIVVGYGRDYADVAPVRGAMRTAGGQTSNQSVDVAPVSE, from the coding sequence ATGCTCTACGATATCAGACTGACCATCGACTATGATTTTCAGGCGCCTGCCGCCGGCGCCCGTCAGATCCTGCGGGCCATGCCGATGGTGATCGAAGGCCGTCAGCGGCTGATTGCCGGCAGTGTGGATGTAGACCCGCAACCGGCAATGCTTGCCGAGCGTGAAGATTTTTTCGGCAACCGCTTGACCGAAATGGCGTTCAACGAACCGCACAGCAACATCGTGATGGCGCTCAGAGCCCGGGTTGAGGTCACCAGTGGCGCCGAACCCCGTGCGGCTTCGGTTGATCTGCCCAGCCTCGCCAGGGCGATTGAAGCCGAGACCGATCTCGGACCCCGCTCACCGTTGCATTTTCTGGCTGCGTCCTCCTATGCCAGGCCGGATGCAGCGATTGCCAAATGGGCCCGACATCATCTTCGCACTGGCGAGCCTTGCGCAGACATCGTCGCCGGGCTGGGTTTGGCGCTGCACCGGGAAATGCGCTTTGACGCAGACGCCACCACGGTGGATACGCCGGCGGCGGAAGCCTTTGCCAATCGGCATGGTGTCTGTCAGGATTTCACCCATATCATGATCATCGCGCTCAGGAGCCTTGGCATTCCCTCGGGCTATGTCAGCGGCTATTTGAGAACCTTGCCGCCGCCCGGACAGGAACGGCTTGAAGGTGCAGATGCCATGCATGCCTGGGTGTCGGCCTGGTGCGGTCCCGGCGTCGGCTGGGTCGAATATGATCCGACCAATGCAACATTTGCCGGAACCGATCATATCGTGGTCGGCTATGGTCGCGATTATGCCGACGTCGCCCCGGTGCGCGGCGCCATGCGCACGGCTGGCGGGCAGACCAGCAATCAGTCAGTCGACGTGGCTCCGGTCAGCGAATAG
- a CDS encoding circularly permuted type 2 ATP-grasp protein, with amino-acid sequence MPERAAAENPGRPSILSDYTPLPGVPDELLAADGSIRPVWVGLIAHLDAMRPDERERAFARGAQYLRDAGVFVRNYGEDKSQRDWPWSPVPVIQPADEWQALAEGLAERADLLEAVVADLYGENRLVAEGHLPADVIASNPEWLRPLVGVKPASGHFLHFVSFEIGRGPDGGWWVLGDRTQAPSGAGYALENRVASARSYSGFLNSSNVERLAGFFRAFRDGLNALRHEEGSRAGILTPGPMNETYFEHAYIARYLGMMLLEGDDLTVDDGRLMVRTVSGLKPISVLWRRLDAAWADPLELEASSRLGTPGLLGAVRSEGVTMINALGAGILESRAFLAFLPRLSEVLHGKKLAVPNLATWWCGATDERAHVRANAGTMLIGPANSNRLPLEAEPGVVLRGDMTAMGTDLDTWLATEGRNLVGQELVSLSTTPCWDDGGLKPKPMRIRVFMARTRDGWQLMPGGFARLSATGQDPSAVSISRGGTVADVWVVSDTPVPEDSMLVQTGESFVRTSPGLLPSRAADNLFWLGRYVERAEGQMRLTRAYMSRLDETPSGGTPLMTALEAYLEEHTLDVSEGVPAEIAKTISFAVNAANQVRDRFSVDAWASLADLETTIEKMGHTVRPGEDAASAMGVLLRKITGFSGLVHDNMYRFSGWRFLTIGRSLERALAMADLLATFSEWRSPHGGFELCVEFGDSVMTHRRRYPVTASRDTVVDLLALDPLNPRSIAFHIDEIRDQVSLLPGADLNGQLSELSRSVLRVQSDLAVLTPQSLDQAKLVELAQAIGLLTNDIHAQFLD; translated from the coding sequence GTGCCGGAACGAGCAGCGGCCGAAAATCCGGGGCGGCCGTCAATTTTGTCGGATTACACGCCCTTGCCCGGCGTGCCCGACGAATTGCTGGCGGCTGACGGCAGCATTCGTCCAGTCTGGGTCGGTCTGATTGCGCATCTGGACGCAATGAGGCCCGACGAGCGCGAGCGCGCCTTTGCCCGCGGTGCGCAATATCTGCGCGATGCGGGTGTGTTTGTGCGCAATTACGGCGAAGACAAAAGCCAGCGGGATTGGCCCTGGAGCCCGGTGCCGGTGATCCAGCCGGCCGACGAATGGCAGGCGCTGGCTGAGGGGCTTGCAGAGCGGGCAGATCTGCTCGAGGCCGTCGTGGCCGACCTCTATGGCGAAAACCGGCTTGTTGCCGAGGGCCATCTTCCCGCAGACGTCATTGCCTCAAATCCGGAATGGCTGCGCCCTCTGGTCGGGGTAAAACCGGCATCGGGCCATTTCCTGCATTTTGTGTCCTTTGAAATCGGGCGCGGACCCGATGGTGGCTGGTGGGTTCTGGGCGACCGGACCCAGGCCCCCTCCGGCGCCGGCTACGCCTTGGAAAACCGCGTGGCCTCGGCGCGATCCTATTCCGGATTTCTCAACAGCAGCAATGTTGAACGCCTGGCCGGGTTCTTCCGCGCCTTCCGCGACGGGCTCAACGCCTTGCGCCATGAAGAGGGCAGCCGCGCCGGCATCCTGACGCCGGGTCCGATGAACGAGACCTATTTCGAGCATGCCTATATCGCCCGTTATCTCGGCATGATGCTGCTCGAGGGTGATGACCTGACCGTTGACGATGGTCGCTTGATGGTGCGTACGGTCTCCGGTCTCAAGCCGATCAGCGTGTTATGGCGCAGGCTTGATGCGGCATGGGCTGATCCGCTGGAGCTGGAGGCGAGTTCGCGTCTGGGCACGCCCGGGCTACTGGGCGCTGTCCGCTCCGAAGGCGTGACCATGATCAACGCGCTTGGCGCCGGCATTCTCGAAAGTCGCGCTTTCCTTGCCTTCCTGCCGCGCCTGTCGGAAGTGCTGCATGGCAAGAAACTGGCCGTACCCAACCTTGCGACCTGGTGGTGCGGAGCCACGGATGAGCGTGCGCATGTGCGCGCCAACGCCGGCACCATGTTGATCGGACCGGCCAATTCGAACCGCTTGCCGCTCGAAGCCGAGCCGGGCGTTGTTCTGAGGGGCGACATGACGGCGATGGGAACCGATCTCGACACTTGGCTGGCAACTGAGGGCAGAAATCTGGTCGGCCAAGAGCTCGTGTCGCTGTCCACCACGCCGTGCTGGGATGACGGCGGCCTGAAACCAAAGCCGATGCGGATTCGGGTGTTCATGGCGCGCACCCGTGACGGCTGGCAGCTGATGCCCGGCGGCTTTGCCCGGCTGTCGGCGACCGGACAGGATCCGTCGGCGGTCTCGATCAGCCGCGGCGGCACTGTCGCCGATGTCTGGGTCGTGTCGGACACCCCGGTGCCGGAGGATTCCATGCTGGTGCAGACCGGTGAATCCTTCGTCCGCACCTCGCCGGGGCTGCTGCCGAGCCGTGCTGCCGACAACCTGTTCTGGCTCGGCCGCTACGTGGAGCGCGCTGAAGGACAGATGCGGCTGACGCGGGCCTATATGAGCCGGCTGGACGAAACCCCGTCGGGCGGCACGCCGCTGATGACGGCACTTGAAGCCTACCTTGAAGAACATACGCTTGATGTCTCGGAAGGTGTGCCGGCGGAGATTGCCAAAACCATTTCATTCGCCGTCAATGCCGCCAACCAGGTGCGTGACCGGTTCTCGGTCGATGCCTGGGCGTCGCTGGCTGACCTTGAGACCACTATTGAGAAGATGGGGCACACCGTCAGACCGGGCGAAGATGCAGCATCCGCAATGGGTGTGCTGTTGCGCAAGATCACCGGGTTTTCCGGGCTGGTGCACGACAACATGTACCGGTTCAGCGGCTGGCGTTTTCTGACCATCGGCCGGTCGCTGGAGCGCGCCCTCGCCATGGCTGATCTGCTGGCAACATTTAGCGAATGGCGCAGCCCGCATGGCGGCTTTGAGCTCTGCGTGGAATTCGGCGACAGCGTGATGACCCATCGCAGACGCTATCCGGTGACGGCCAGCCGCGACACTGTTGTCGACCTGCTGGCGCTTGACCCGCTCAATCCGCGCTCAATCGCGTTTCATATCGATGAAATCCGCGATCAGGTCAGCCTATTGCCCGGAGCTGATCTCAACGGACAATTGTCCGAATTGTCGCGGTCCGTGTTGCGGGTGCAGTCCGATCTCGCCGTGCTGACGCCACAGAGCCTCGATCAGGCCAAACTGGTCGAACTGGCTCAGGCAATTGGGCTGTTGACCAATGACATCCATGCACAGTTTCTCGATTGA